A segment of the Natrinema salaciae genome:
CCGCGCGCGTCGCCTCGAACTCGAGTGGCGGGGGTCTCACCGTCGACGCCGACGGCGACGCCGCATCGGCGAGTTTCGGCGCGACCGGCGGGTGGCAGTCCTGGACGACGGTCGACGTGGGCACGCTGTCGCTCCCGGCGGGCGAGACGGTCGTCCGCATCGCGGCAGACGCCAGCGACTGGAATCTCAACTATCTAACGTTCGCGAGCGCCTCGAGCGACGCCGGCACGGCAGAGACGGCGATCGACGTCGGTGGTTCGAGTGACACCGCCGGTGACGGGACGGAGTTCCGGGCCGATATCGCCACCAACGGCGGGTACACCGCGTCGACCGGGGATTCGCACGAGTAGCCGTTCGTCGATCCCCGACGGAGACTCGACATACCCGCCCGTCCGTCGTCCCCTGCCGAGTTCTCTCAGGGAGACGACGAGCGGACGGTCGCTTCCGGTCACACATACGGGTCCGTTCATGTATTATTTCCAATTGCGAATCCGAGAATCGACGCACTGCAGTCGGGTGGAACGATCACAGTTCTGTTTATTAGCGGGCTACTAGACAGGGATCGGACACGACTCCGTCGGGGACCGGATGCTGACCCGAGCGACGAACGGATACCAGCCACAGCGGTGCAAGACACGAGTTCCACGCATCGTCTGCGAACCGTCGACGCGCTCACGGAGCGGATCGAGACCACCGTCGATGCAGCGGGAACGGAAATTATGATTCGACCGACAGAAGTCGCGGCATACCTATGACACAACTATGTCTGTAAACGAACGGACGTCCGATCCGTCGAGTCCTCGTACAGCACCCCCTCGATCGACGCGCCGATCGGTCCGGCCGGGCAGTCCCTCGAGTCGCAGTGCCCGGCCCCAGCGATCGTCGCCTTTGCGCTCGAATTGGCAACAGCACCTGACCAAAGTACCACTTTTACATTCATATATTGAAGCTGCTAATTTTGGACCAAGTTGCGCAATCGACGAGAGACGGCCAGAGAGAGCAGCGTTGTATACACCTCGCGAGCCGAAATAACAGGTTCGTATGAGCAGCGATGAAATCACGATCGAACACCTCGACCGCCGGTATCGGCTATACACTGCTGTCGGTTCAGGACTGCACAGCGTGCCTATTCGGCTCGTTGCGACGGTCGGGGCGCACTTCACGGCCCTCCTTTCCGAGCGTCACCCGAGAACCGCCACCTCGAGCTCGCCATCCCTCTCGCCGACGATGCCAGACGTGTGCAGACGATCGCTCTGTATCGGAGCGCCGAGATCGGGATGGAAACGAGAACGAAACGATCGTTCCTGACATGTGTGTATTCCGATCGGAGCCCATAAATTATTGATTTCATACTATTTCTACCGGGCGAAGTCCGCGACCGTAGAATCGACGTGTGGACCGGTCGGTATCTCGTGGGAAGTGGGAATCGGTCCACGACGGAGTTGCGACTACGGGACACCTGGCGAGGCCAGCCCGATATCGCTGCGACCCGCCCGTCCCCCGGCGGGAGACGCGATGCGGGCGAAAAACGGGCGACACGCGAGCCGACGGAACGGACGCCTCTCCGTCCGCTTCGGCTGCCAACTGGCGGCTATCCGTCGGCGACTGTCGACGCGTCTCGACTCACGCACACGCCGCTACGACCTCTCCGCTCACTCGCCGGGTACCCGACGACGCGATCGCCGACGACATCGATACCGTCACGGCGGCGATCGAATCCGATGGCGACTGCGAGTGCGAACGGTTCCGTCGCCGGCACATTCCGGACGACGCAGGAGCACAAGCGCGGTTTCTGGCGCTCTCGAGCCGAGGTCGGACCGAGCGAACCGCACCGTCTCACGGAGTCCGGCCGTCGATCAGTCCCTGCCGTGCCGAGTCAGACACTTCGGGAGCCCGATCAGTTCGACCGGCTCCGAATTATCGGGCGAGTAAACGACCATCTGCCCTTTCTCCATGTAGGGCACCTTCGACTCGAGGTTGCTCGGAATGTTGACGCTCTTGATGGCGTCCTCGTCGCCGAGGTTGAGCACGACGGTGGTGTTGATCTGTTTGAAGACGGCGTCGTGGATGTCCTGGGGGTCCTGCGTGATGAGGAATAGGCCGAGGCGCTCCTTCCGGCCCTGTTTGGCCGCCTCGGTGAACTTGGTGATGACCTTCCCGGCCTGCACCGAGTCGGCGTCGGTCAGGAAGTTGTGGGCTTCGTCCATCCCGAGCACGAGCGGGGTCTCCTTGATCCGGTCGTAGGCCGGATCGTTCGAGAGTTTCTGATCGATGATGAGCGAGGAGACGGCGAGGACGATGGTCTCGGTCGCCCGACTGTCGTTGATGTGGTAGGTCGGAACGACGGTGAGCCCGCCCGGGCGGACGAACTCGTGGACCAGCTCGGTGATCGGGCGCGCGTCCTGATCGAAGACGTGGCCGAACCCGAGGACGCGTCGCCGGACGGCGTCGAAGGTCGCCTCGTGGACCCGACCCGACTCGTCGAGTTCCTCGCGCAGCGCGGGGTCGTCGAGGAACGTGGTGAACTCCTCGTACGTGCCGCCATCGCCGTACTGCTTCCGGAATCGCGGGAGGAGCACGGTGACGAGCGCGCCGTACTGGTTGTCGTTCAACCCGCTGCCGGCGACCAGCCACGGGTTGTCGTGGACCATCGAGAACGGAATCGTGAACTCGACCTGCTCCGCGCGGTGGTGTCCCGCCGCGTACGACGCCGAGCCGACCTTCGGGACGAAGGCGGTCGTATCGTCGTGGCCGCCGTACGCGATCCCCTCGCGCTCGAGTCGGCGGGCGAACTCGTCGTCGAGGTCGGGGTTGTCGTCGTGCATCTGTGCGTACTCGTCCTGCGGGTCGAACTGGACGACGGCGGGCTGGACCGCGCGACCGTCGTCCATCGGGTAGGTCCGCTCCGCGGCGAGATACTGCCGCAAGATGTTCTTCGCGCCGTGGGTCTTCCCCGACCCCGTCCCGCCGGCGATCAGGGAGTGGCGGAAGACGAGCGGATCGCCCGCGTCGTAGTCGTCTTTCAGCCGGTAATCGATGGTCGGTGGGGTGGCCGCCGTCCGCACCTTCTCGCCGCCGACCGAGAGATGACCGAGGAAGACCCCGTCGTCGG
Coding sequences within it:
- a CDS encoding ATP-binding protein, which gives rise to MTDLGDFGEFDADADTGDGAAADAADSSTSSSGSERDASRSSTTDGTADAFEPTPVEPSGDDVGIGTICVSQGLRIAEDGEETTLRAYVTQGNRSSIRIGSYLLAPYPDGETLFCRITGLEYAQQYRADDATEIHARRAMRTDEIDEADYKFVANLEPVAVLYDDDGELKRRMTDRVPKPQTVIRQADDTEEIKTGLKMPDDGVFLGHLSVGGEKVRTAATPPTIDYRLKDDYDAGDPLVFRHSLIAGGTGSGKTHGAKNILRQYLAAERTYPMDDGRAVQPAVVQFDPQDEYAQMHDDNPDLDDEFARRLEREGIAYGGHDDTTAFVPKVGSASYAAGHHRAEQVEFTIPFSMVHDNPWLVAGSGLNDNQYGALVTVLLPRFRKQYGDGGTYEEFTTFLDDPALREELDESGRVHEATFDAVRRRVLGFGHVFDQDARPITELVHEFVRPGGLTVVPTYHINDSRATETIVLAVSSLIIDQKLSNDPAYDRIKETPLVLGMDEAHNFLTDADSVQAGKVITKFTEAAKQGRKERLGLFLITQDPQDIHDAVFKQINTTVVLNLGDEDAIKSVNIPSNLESKVPYMEKGQMVVYSPDNSEPVELIGLPKCLTRHGRD